A section of the Pseudomonas fluorescens genome encodes:
- a CDS encoding OprD family outer membrane porin: MKLSSKVLLAMAISSITATAYAESVSQDFVPTTLAGTSAQSGAKGFIEDFSLGGQTRNWYSHESLYRGGAWKYQKHGKTLTDRNRTNWVQGTILNASSGFTEGTVGVKAEVALYNVVALDRSRRDVKGSSNRTLAHSNGDPVDQWSKLGLANVQFRVSNTTLTAGRQNFSSGIVDTIGNRALPSSFQGVSFNSEEFSNLSFQGGVFDRVSPRSEQSLSKFRSEYSQQGARSATTDKVYTLGANYQPFKSLKTSFFGANVKDFWNQYYFGATHELGDSQVLSLTTGLNYYKTVDEGKKLMGEIDNDTYSLSLGLAHQAHSLTFSYQQVNGNEYFDYLHETNGIYLANSLTSDFNGPNEKSFQIAYGINMAEYGVPGLKFNIYSARGWGIDGTHYTGNRNGAYAYTGIETQDGEKHQEYGVGAGYVLQSGPLKATAIRATYVEHRGSEFQSDGSVKEFRLVTTVPFNIL, from the coding sequence ATGAAACTGAGCAGCAAAGTGCTTCTGGCCATGGCCATCAGCAGCATCACGGCCACCGCCTATGCAGAATCCGTGAGCCAGGACTTCGTTCCGACCACGCTGGCCGGCACCAGCGCCCAAAGCGGGGCCAAAGGCTTTATCGAAGACTTCAGCCTGGGCGGCCAGACGCGTAACTGGTACTCCCACGAAAGCCTGTACCGTGGTGGCGCGTGGAAATACCAAAAGCATGGCAAGACCCTGACCGACCGTAACCGTACCAACTGGGTACAGGGCACTATCCTCAACGCCAGTTCGGGCTTCACCGAAGGCACCGTGGGCGTCAAGGCCGAAGTCGCGCTCTACAACGTCGTGGCCCTCGATCGCAGCCGACGTGATGTCAAGGGCAGTTCCAACCGGACCCTGGCCCACTCCAACGGTGATCCCGTGGACCAGTGGAGCAAACTGGGCCTGGCCAACGTGCAGTTCCGTGTCTCGAACACCACATTGACCGCCGGCCGCCAGAACTTCAGCAGCGGTATCGTCGACACCATCGGCAACCGTGCCTTGCCTTCCAGCTTCCAAGGTGTCAGCTTCAACAGCGAAGAGTTCAGCAACCTGTCGTTCCAGGGTGGCGTGTTCGACCGCGTTTCCCCACGTTCCGAGCAGAGCCTGTCGAAGTTCCGCAGCGAATACAGCCAACAAGGCGCACGCAGCGCAACAACCGACAAGGTCTACACCCTGGGCGCCAACTACCAGCCGTTCAAAAGTCTGAAAACCAGCTTCTTCGGCGCCAACGTCAAGGACTTCTGGAACCAGTACTACTTCGGCGCGACCCACGAGCTGGGTGATAGCCAGGTGCTGTCCCTGACCACCGGCCTGAACTATTACAAGACCGTCGACGAAGGCAAGAAGCTGATGGGCGAAATCGACAACGATACTTACTCGCTGTCGTTGGGCCTGGCGCACCAGGCTCACAGCCTGACCTTCTCCTACCAGCAAGTGAACGGTAACGAGTACTTCGACTACCTGCACGAAACCAACGGTATCTACCTGGCCAACTCCCTGACTTCGGACTTCAACGGCCCGAACGAGAAGTCCTTCCAGATCGCCTATGGCATCAACATGGCCGAATACGGCGTGCCAGGCCTGAAGTTCAACATCTACTCGGCGCGCGGCTGGGGCATTGACGGTACCCACTACACGGGCAACCGCAACGGTGCCTACGCCTACACCGGCATCGAAACTCAAGACGGCGAGAAGCACCAGGAATACGGCGTAGGCGCCGGCTACGTGCTCCAGAGCGGCCCGCTCAAGGCCACCGCTATCCGTGCGACCTACGTCGAACACCGTGGCAGCGAGTTCCAATCGGACGGCAGCGTCAAGGAATTCCGCCTGGTCACCACCGTCCCGTTCAACATCCTTTAA
- a CDS encoding ABC transporter substrate-binding protein, with translation MKMLPLQAAMTAALLSVALGISAKPLVVCTEASPEGFDPVLYTTAVTADAAAETLFNRLVDFKPGTTEIVPALAKSWDISDDGLTYTFHLRDDVKFHTTDYFKPTRNLNADDVLWSFQRQLDPKHPWHNKSTTGFPYFESMGFKELLKSVEKTDDHTVVFTLTRPEAPFLADVAMPFTAIHSAEYADELLAANKTGELNSKPIGTGPFIFTRYQKDAQVRFKANPEYFRGKPPADPLILAIAVDNNVRLQKLKANECQIALYPKPDDLPSIKADPNLKVTELAAMTTAYTAMNTTHKYMSDARVRHAINIAFDKKGYNESLYGKGNAVDATGPYPPTLLGFNDTLKNPPRDLDKARALLKEAGVPEGTEFSLFTRNGGGPTNPNPMLGAQRMQADLAQIGLKVNIKVMEWGEMLKRAKAGEHDMVSAGWAGDNGDPDNFLTPNLSCDAAKNGENYARWCNEEFQGLIDKARAVSEPAERATLYEQALAVFDKDQPWIPMAYPKMFTAMRKNVEGYTQSPLTNNNFATTQVK, from the coding sequence ATGAAAATGCTCCCGTTACAAGCCGCCATGACCGCTGCACTGCTGAGTGTGGCCCTGGGCATCTCGGCCAAGCCACTGGTGGTCTGCACCGAAGCCAGCCCGGAGGGCTTCGACCCGGTCCTGTACACCACGGCCGTCACCGCCGATGCCGCCGCCGAAACCCTGTTCAACCGCCTGGTGGACTTCAAGCCCGGCACCACCGAAATCGTGCCCGCGCTCGCCAAGTCCTGGGACATCAGCGATGACGGCCTGACCTATACCTTCCACCTGCGCGATGACGTCAAGTTCCACACCACCGACTACTTCAAGCCCACACGCAACCTCAATGCCGACGACGTGCTCTGGAGCTTCCAGCGCCAACTGGACCCGAAACACCCGTGGCACAACAAGTCCACCACCGGCTTCCCCTATTTCGAAAGCATGGGTTTCAAGGAACTGCTCAAAAGCGTCGAGAAGACCGATGACCACACCGTGGTCTTTACCCTGACCCGCCCCGAAGCGCCGTTCCTGGCCGATGTCGCGATGCCATTCACCGCCATTCATTCCGCCGAGTACGCCGACGAGCTGTTGGCTGCCAACAAGACCGGCGAGCTCAACAGCAAGCCGATCGGCACCGGCCCGTTCATTTTTACCCGCTACCAGAAAGACGCCCAGGTGCGCTTCAAGGCCAACCCGGAGTACTTCCGTGGCAAGCCACCCGCCGACCCGCTGATCCTGGCTATCGCGGTGGACAACAATGTGCGCCTGCAAAAGCTCAAGGCCAATGAGTGCCAGATCGCCCTGTATCCAAAACCCGATGACCTGCCGAGCATCAAGGCCGACCCGAACCTGAAGGTCACGGAACTGGCGGCGATGACCACCGCCTACACCGCCATGAACACCACCCACAAGTACATGAGCGACGCGCGGGTGCGCCACGCGATCAACATCGCATTCGATAAAAAAGGCTATAACGAATCCCTCTATGGCAAAGGCAATGCCGTCGACGCCACCGGCCCGTACCCACCGACCCTGCTGGGCTTCAACGACACACTGAAAAACCCACCCCGCGACCTCGACAAGGCCCGTGCCCTGCTCAAGGAAGCCGGCGTGCCGGAAGGCACCGAATTCAGCCTGTTCACCCGTAACGGCGGCGGCCCGACCAACCCCAACCCGATGCTCGGCGCCCAGCGCATGCAGGCGGACCTGGCGCAGATCGGCCTGAAGGTCAACATCAAGGTCATGGAATGGGGCGAAATGCTCAAACGCGCCAAAGCGGGCGAACATGACATGGTGTCCGCTGGCTGGGCCGGGGATAACGGCGACCCAGACAACTTCCTCACGCCTAACCTGAGTTGCGATGCAGCGAAAAACGGCGAAAACTACGCCCGCTGGTGTAACGAAGAGTTTCAGGGTTTGATCGACAAAGCCCGCGCCGTGTCTGAACCCGCCGAGCGCGCAACACTCTATGAACAAGCACTGGCCGTTTTCGACAAGGACCAACCGTGGATCCCCATGGCCTACCCGAAAATGTTCACCGCCATGCGCAAAAACGTCGAGGGTTATACCCAAAGCCCCCTGACCAACAATAACTTCGCCACCACCCAGGTGAAGTAA
- a CDS encoding ABC transporter substrate-binding protein: MGQAAEKKSLVFCSEGSPAGFDTAQYTTATDNDAAEPIYNRLVEFEKGETGVVPALATKWDVSPDGLTYTFHLREGVKFHSNKEFKPTRDFNADDVLFTFNRMLDPDHPFRKAYPTEFPYFNGMSLNKNIAKVEKTDPHTVVMTLNTVDAAFIQNIAMSFAAILSAEYAGQLLKAGKPSDINQKPIGTGPFVFQRYQKDSQIRFTGNKHYWDPGKVQLDQLIFAINTDASVRVQKLKANECQVTLHPRPADVDALKADPNLQLLTKPGFNLGYIAYNVRHKPFDQLEVRQALDMAVNKQSILNAVYQGAGQLAVNGMPPTQWSYDDSIKDAAYNPEKAKELLKAAGVKEGTEITLWAMPVQRPYNPNAKLMAEMLQNDWAKIGLKVKIVSYEWGEYIKRTKNGEHDISLIGWTGDNGDPDNWLGTLYSCDAIGGNNYSMWCDPAYDKLIKQAKVVTDREQRTVLYKQAQQLLKQQVPITPVAHSTVNQPLSAKVEGFKVSPFGRNVFSGVSITP, translated from the coding sequence ATGGGCCAGGCTGCCGAGAAGAAAAGCCTGGTGTTCTGCTCTGAAGGCAGCCCGGCAGGCTTCGATACTGCGCAATACACCACCGCCACCGACAACGATGCAGCCGAACCGATCTACAACCGCCTGGTTGAGTTTGAAAAAGGTGAAACCGGCGTGGTACCAGCGCTGGCCACCAAGTGGGATGTTTCGCCGGACGGCCTGACCTACACCTTTCATCTGCGCGAAGGCGTGAAGTTCCACAGCAACAAGGAGTTCAAGCCGACCCGTGATTTCAACGCCGATGACGTGCTGTTCACCTTCAACCGCATGCTTGACCCTGACCACCCGTTTCGCAAGGCCTACCCCACCGAGTTCCCGTACTTCAACGGGATGAGCCTGAACAAGAACATTGCCAAGGTCGAGAAAACCGACCCGCACACCGTGGTGATGACCCTGAACACGGTCGACGCCGCGTTTATCCAGAACATCGCCATGAGCTTCGCCGCGATCCTCTCGGCCGAATACGCCGGGCAACTGCTCAAGGCTGGCAAACCCAGCGATATCAACCAGAAGCCGATTGGCACCGGGCCGTTCGTGTTCCAGCGTTACCAGAAGGATTCACAGATCCGTTTCACGGGCAACAAACACTACTGGGACCCCGGCAAGGTCCAGCTCGACCAACTGATTTTCGCCATCAACACCGACGCCTCGGTACGAGTGCAAAAGCTCAAGGCCAATGAATGCCAGGTCACCCTGCATCCACGCCCGGCCGACGTCGACGCCCTCAAGGCCGACCCGAACCTGCAACTGCTGACCAAACCCGGCTTCAACCTCGGCTACATCGCCTATAACGTGCGGCACAAGCCCTTCGACCAGCTCGAAGTGCGCCAGGCCCTGGACATGGCGGTGAACAAGCAGAGCATTCTCAATGCCGTGTACCAGGGCGCGGGACAACTGGCAGTCAACGGCATGCCGCCGACCCAGTGGTCCTACGACGACAGCATCAAGGACGCCGCCTACAACCCGGAAAAAGCCAAGGAGTTACTCAAGGCCGCCGGGGTCAAGGAAGGCACCGAGATCACCTTGTGGGCCATGCCGGTCCAGCGCCCGTATAACCCCAACGCCAAGCTGATGGCCGAGATGCTGCAAAACGACTGGGCCAAGATCGGCCTCAAGGTCAAGATCGTCAGCTATGAGTGGGGCGAGTACATCAAGCGCACCAAGAACGGCGAGCACGATATCAGCCTGATTGGCTGGACCGGCGACAACGGTGACCCGGACAACTGGCTGGGTACCCTCTACAGCTGCGACGCCATCGGCGGGAACAACTACTCGATGTGGTGTGACCCGGCGTACGACAAGCTGATCAAGCAAGCCAAGGTCGTCACCGACCGCGAACAACGGACTGTTCTGTACAAACAGGCGCAGCAACTGCTCAAACAGCAGGTGCCGATCACCCCTGTCGCCCACTCGACGGTCAACCAGCCGTTAAGCGCCAAGGTCGAAGGTTTCAAAGTGAGCCCCTTCGGCCGCAACGTGTTCTCGGGCGTCAGTATCACCCCATAA